In the Sarcophilus harrisii chromosome 3, mSarHar1.11, whole genome shotgun sequence genome, one interval contains:
- the LOC100928283 gene encoding olfactory receptor 8G1-like encodes MYTGNNSVVTEFILTGLTDWPVLQIPLLLLFLGIYVITMVGNLGMITLIGGTSHLHTPMYYLLSSLSFIDLCHSTVIIPKMLMNFVSEKNIISYNECMTQLYFFLIFVIAECHMLAAMAYDRYVAICRPLLYNVIMSPQLCIWLVGGVYFMGLVGATAHTGCMLRLFFCKDNVVNHYFCDLSPLLELSCSSIYINEVVVVCLSAFNILTPTLTILSSYIFIITSILRIRSTEGRSKAFSTCSSHMAAVGFFFGSGAFMYLQPSSVSSMEQGKVSSVFYSILVPMLNPLIYSLRNKDVKVAMKKFMEKRILW; translated from the coding sequence ATGTACACAGGAAATAATTCTGTAGTGACTGAGTTTATCCTCACAGGATTGACAGATTGGCCAGTGCTTCAGATTCCCCTCTTACTATTATTCTTGGGCATCTATGTGATTACCATGGTGGGAAATCTGGGCATGATAACATTGATTGGAGGTACGTCTCACCTCCACACTCCCATGTACTATTTACTCAGCAGCTTATCTTTCATTGATCTCTGTCATTCTACTGTGATCATCCCCAAAATGTTGATGAATTTTGTGTCAGAGAAGAACATCATTTCCTATAATGAATGTATGACTCAGctctatttcttcctcatttttgtaATTGCAGAGTGTCACATGTTAGCAGCTATGGCATATGACCGTTATGTGGCCATTTGCAGGCCCCTGCTATATAATGTTATTATGTCCCCTCAGCTGTGCATTTGGCTTGTAGGTGGTGTATACTTCATGGGCTTGGTTGGTGCCACAGCTCACACAGGTTGTATGCTTAGACTGTTCTTCTGTAAGGACAATGTTGTCAACCATTACTTTTGTGATCTCAGTCCCCTCCTAGAACTCTCCTGTTCCAGCATCTATATTAATGAAGTGGTGGTTGTTTGTCTCAGTGCATTTAACATCCTCACCCCAACTCTGACCATTCTTAGCTCTTACATCTTCATTATTACTAGCATTCTCCGCATCCGTTCCACTGAAGGGAGATCCAAGGCTTTCAGCACCTGCAGCTCCCACATGGCAGCTGTTGGTTTCTTCTTTGGTTCTGGTGCATTCATGTACCTACAGCCCTCTTCAGTCAGTTCCATGGAACAAGGGAAAGTATCCTCTGTATTTTACTCAATTCTTGTCCCTATGTTGAACCCTCTGATCTACAGCCTGAGGAACAAGGATGTTAAAGTTGCCATGAAGAAATTCatggagaagagaatattatggtga